A window from Candidatus Nitrospira neomarina encodes these proteins:
- a CDS encoding PAS domain-containing sensor histidine kinase, with amino-acid sequence MATDYQKRIGMQFKDTKELIDGHVHLFLSASSRTSPTGIVHQDDLKQLNRQCDKSFILVGNTGGDILFVNSRIEDWFDYPSKELIGKPLECLIPGQFRVQLTDERLAFVLTPYRESKEHEPEFQGRGKNGRTIPLQIRLDPMGKEHDGVTLVTMTNITERQRDGETIRQSAVALHEQLDLNKTITDNASASLLMLDTAGRVTFANPSTEIVMGFKPQELIGKVLHKMVHHSHPDETPFPIKDCLLNGLFPLHVVLISHEDVFIHKDGHYYPVRCNARQIVKQGVPVGIVLEVVDITDLQRAEKGRLLFTLELARQVHDRTEELVNSQKRLRELATELNLTEQRERQRIAIELHDYLSQLLVVCRLKLSQTMQVLKPESQEFGLIKETDDVLDQALTYSRTLVAELSPSVLFEFGLVAALQWLAGQMINHGLKVAMTCECIQDLKIPEEQAILLYQSTRELLLNVMKHAAIDRATLKLGKKENVLRITVRDEGKGFQPTTGIGTQPCKEQPMKFGLFSIRERMISLGGSFEISSQPAQGTTASLIIPLSLED; translated from the coding sequence ATGGCCACAGATTATCAAAAAAGAATAGGGATGCAGTTCAAAGATACCAAAGAATTAATAGACGGTCATGTGCATCTCTTTCTTTCGGCTTCTTCACGAACCAGTCCTACCGGGATCGTTCATCAGGATGACCTCAAACAGCTAAATCGGCAATGTGATAAATCCTTCATTCTGGTCGGGAATACCGGGGGAGATATTCTTTTCGTCAATTCCCGAATAGAGGACTGGTTCGATTATCCCAGCAAGGAGTTAATCGGGAAACCCTTAGAATGTCTTATTCCGGGACAATTTCGAGTCCAACTGACCGACGAGCGTTTAGCATTCGTGTTGACACCCTACCGCGAGTCCAAGGAACATGAACCTGAATTTCAGGGACGTGGTAAAAACGGAAGGACCATCCCACTCCAAATCAGGCTCGATCCGATGGGGAAGGAACACGATGGAGTAACTTTGGTGACGATGACGAATATCACCGAGCGCCAACGGGATGGGGAAACGATTCGCCAGTCGGCCGTGGCGCTTCATGAACAACTGGATCTCAATAAAACCATCACCGATAATGCCTCTGCCAGCCTGTTGATGCTAGATACCGCCGGACGAGTGACATTTGCCAACCCCTCCACGGAAATCGTGATGGGGTTCAAACCCCAAGAACTGATCGGCAAAGTCCTGCATAAGATGGTTCACCATAGTCATCCTGATGAAACGCCATTTCCCATTAAGGATTGTCTCCTTAACGGCCTTTTTCCTTTACACGTCGTTCTCATCAGCCATGAAGACGTGTTTATCCATAAAGACGGTCATTATTATCCCGTGCGGTGCAATGCCAGGCAGATTGTCAAGCAAGGAGTGCCCGTTGGCATCGTCCTTGAAGTTGTGGATATTACAGACCTTCAACGGGCCGAGAAAGGTCGACTACTTTTCACGCTGGAACTTGCGCGACAAGTGCATGATCGCACAGAAGAACTGGTTAATTCTCAAAAACGGTTACGGGAATTGGCGACCGAACTCAATTTAACCGAACAACGCGAACGGCAACGCATTGCGATAGAACTCCATGATTATCTCAGCCAACTGTTAGTAGTGTGCCGCTTAAAGCTGAGCCAGACCATGCAGGTCCTCAAACCTGAATCCCAGGAGTTCGGTCTTATCAAAGAAACCGACGACGTCCTCGATCAAGCCCTCACCTATAGCAGAACATTAGTGGCGGAATTAAGCCCCTCGGTCTTGTTTGAATTCGGATTGGTAGCAGCGTTGCAATGGTTGGCCGGTCAAATGATTAACCATGGACTCAAGGTAGCAATGACCTGTGAGTGCATTCAAGACCTGAAAATCCCTGAGGAACAGGCAATTTTATTGTATCAATCGACCCGCGAGCTGTTACTCAATGTCATGAAACATGCCGCCATCGACCGTGCCACGCTCAAACTCGGCAAGAAGGAGAACGTATTACGCATAACCGTGCGCGATGAAGGGAAAGGGTTTCAGCCAACCACAGGAATCGGTACACAGCCCTGCAAGGAGCAACCGATGAAATTCGGCCTGTTCTCCATTCGCGAACGCATGATCAGTCTTGGAGGATCATTTGAAATTTCATCACAGCCTGCTCAAGGGACCACGGCCAGCCTCATCATACCCCTATCACTGGAGGACTAA